The genomic segment ATTGAAAGTACAACAAAACCCTTGCCCAAATATAGATCTTCCCATCTCAAGGTCAGACGTAATGGAAGGGAATGACCTTCCACATGTATGTTCACTGCCTCCAAGAGAATCTTATCTCAACTTAATTGAGTGATGTAAGATACCTCCCTTTAACCTTTTAGATACAACTCAGAGGTCTCGTCCAAACTTCTCTGAACTGGAAATGGTCCAGTTCTAAAATATGTGCCAACAAATCTGGGAACACTGAAAAGAGgagacttcttggagttcccactgtggcagggTGGGTAAGAATcccaactgcagtggttcaggtcactgggtttgagtcccaccccgggaacttccacatgccatgggtgtggccataaaaaaagagaggggagagagaataCTTCTTTTATCCTGATAAAGCATAAAGAACTTCATTTATAAAGTTActaaagaaaaatggcaaaacaaaaaaaaaaaattcagacaaagCACACAGAGCAAACCACAggctttaaaagtatataaactcCATAAGACACCAGGTAAAGTAGCTGAGTAATGTGGTATGTGGAAAAATTAGAGATCTTACATTGGAAAAGTAAGATGGGGACAATACCTGTGGGGAAAGGAGGTGCCTACTGTCGTTCTGAAATGTTTAAACTTTTCATAGGAAGTAATAAAAGATTTTTGGTGGCTTTTAGGCAGGGATGTTAATCAGAGTTGTGTTTTGAGAAACTCCTACAAGCTGTGTGGGATTCAGGACTGGAGCAAAAGATGTTCAAGAAAAGAGACCCGTGTGGAGATTTTGACAATCGTCCAGGCAAGCGGGGAGCATCTGGACTGGGGTGTTTGTAGTCACAGTGGAGAATACAAGGCGTGTTTATGAAACATTTCTAGGTAATATCTTAAAGAAAAAGTTAGCAAGTGACTTAGTGAGATTTCATACTATTCCATCATCTTTAGGACCCAGCAAAGGTCCAAGGAGCTGAGACAGTAGGACAAGAGACAAGAATATCCCAACAAAGGAAACGGGGGCAGTAAATGGATGCCCATGGAAAGGATGTATGAGGAAGGCCTTTGAACTTACCTTAACTCCAGCCAAATCTTCTACAAGACCTAGcgtctccctctcctcctggttCTTAACGCCAGGCCCTTCTGAGCGATCCATTAAGTATTCATGAAGTAAATGACAAGACAGAGTTTTGTTTCTGTGTCTGGCATTGAGTACTTACTGAGAAACTTAGgaaagtggtggtggtgatgcatGTGTGTTTTACAGTCCCTAGCCCTCTAGaatcaaaattatgaaaatttaacCTCAACTCTCATAGACTTGGTATCCGTTTTAAAATCTAGGATAATGGCTGcatctccagaaaaaaaatataaaatgtgtctgTCTGATTTATCTCTTTATTATCCATCTATCTATGCACCCAATGggatttcaaatataaaacagataCACATATTCATCATATGTCCATACAGAGGCATGTACACAAACACATGTAAGAATCTGGAAGAATAAACATCaaaatgccaaaaataatttcttttaatttaagacAAGTTTTCTggagtatttattatatttttatttttttatattttcagagtGTCTCAGATTTTTGCTTACAGTGATCATATATTGCtttcacataagaaaaaaaatctgtctcttcctttctttcaatgTCAATGTCAGGGCACTACTTGGATGTGGGATGATCCTCCATAACATTCAAAGTCACCAAAGCCACCACTGCCTCTAGTCCACATGCCTTGTTCTGTAGACCACCGCTTGCCTGGGTATGGCAGATTCTCTACTGCTTATAATTACCATCTTCTGGATTCCAgtccaagaaattggatatattCTCCCTATCTCGCCTCTGTCAAGTAGTTCTGTGCAGCTTCTGTGGCCAGAAACTCTGGCCATGTGTGGTGTTCTCCACAACACTACCTGCATATCACACTTAcctacctctctctctttttctcctccgaccacacttgtggcatgtggcagttcccaggtgagggatcaaacccataccacaattgcaacctgcaccacagctccagcaacaccagTGGCACAGGGGGcttccttccctgcttctctTTAAGCCTGACTAGCACTCCCCTGTGGGTGGACATCTCCTTCCTGCCCCATTCATTCCTACTGCACTCCTGTAGAATCCACACTCGTTCTGCTCCCTTCTGGAAGGGCTGTGCTTGGCTTTATGGGTCCTGCATCAGCCTGTGGAACCCATATTCATGCTAAGTACAGCTATCGGGATGCAGTCTTTGTTGGGCTTGCCTAGGTCTTGTTCTCTGAGCATTGATGCTCTGGGCATCCCCTGAAGGGTAGCTTTGAGGCCTGGGAATATGTGGTGTCCACTCACATGCTCTGTTCATTTTCTAGTGCTATGCTCGCACTAGAGAGCCGCCAGCCCTATTCAGTTTCATAATGTTTCCCACTCTTGACCCCCAGGGCTATGGTAATCAGCCCTACCACTTCTGCCACGACTTCTAGCCTTCCTCAGCTGCGTCTCCCCATAAAGTGTCTCTTCAGATATCCAGTGACTATCCCTACTGCTAACTATACTATTTCCATACGAGCCACTATTTGGGAATAACCCAGACATACTCCTGCTGCTACTACCCAAGTTCAATGGCAACTAGGCCAAGAACTACTGGGATAAAGACATcaggaatggagttcccatcgtggcgcagtggaaatgaatctgactaggaaccatgaggttgcgggttcagtccccggcatcgcttagtaggttaaagatctggcgttgccatgagctgtggtgtaggttacagacacggcttggatctgatgtggctgtggctgtggtgtaggttggcagctgtagctccaactggactgctagcctgagaacctccacatgctgcgggcatggtcctaaaaagaaaaaaaaaaaaaagaaataaagacatccGGAAGAACTGAACAGGAAATTCCTAAATACAATACTGGATGAGCAAGAAAGGAACTTAAATAGCCCCCTCCCATAAAATTCAAAACTCTGGAATGTCTAACTCATTACCCCACTAGCCTCGCAGTCCCTCCTACCAACGTGGGCGTGGGTGCCAAAAGACGTAATGTTTTGAGCCTATAGATCAGTCCCCCATCCCTGTAATGGATACACCCATTGGTATAGTAGGGTACGAACCATATCCCTGCCTAAATCACAATGTTGATAAGAAAGTTAAAGAAGGGAAAGTGCCCACGGTCTGTTAAAACTTTCAGAATACAGTGCATCATCTTCATTAACTTAGGTGACTATAACCTTTTCATGGCTTTACTTGCAATCCTCTTCTTAAGGACTGGCACtcggaaggaaaaaagaaatacttttttctctGTGGAGGTCCTTTTGAAGAAGGAGATCCAGCTACATCTCTTTCCTATGATCCGAAACGGTTGGGGATTCTGAAGAGGAAATCATAATTCTGAGCCAGCTTACCTACCTGGCTTAAATTTGTTGTACGTTCTTGTATTCATTTTAGTTTTGCCATGCTTAAGCCTTTGGTAAGTGTTTTAGATGTATCTCAGAACACTGTGGACCATCAGTGCAAGCAATCCCCTTAATGATATGGAAATGAGAACTGGACTGAATAGTTAAGTGGGAAGTAATCACCCTCCAACCGCAACTAcctcaaagaactaaaaggaaaaatcacgTTGACAAATAGCATTAGGAGCATACAGTTCCACTGCCTCTGCCCACGTGGAGATTCTCTGATCACTTTCATCTTGGAAGGATCGGTTGTGTttttagtaatgattttttttcctaatactgTCCTCCAAAATATTGATATGAACATCTGCGTTGAAGTACTTTGCATGAAAAAGAAGTTTGATCCCGACCCCTAGGGATGGGAGGTGTGGGTAGTCAGGTGGAAAAGACGAAGGATGCGTTGCCGGATCTCCTTTGTCTTCACTCCGTAGACAATGGGGTTGAGCACAGGAGGAACAAGCAGGTAGGTGTTGGCCATGATGACGGCAGGAGGGAGTCATGCCGCTTGTCAAAGCGATGCACCATAGACAGTCCAATGAAAGGCACGTAGAATATGAAAACTGCGCACACATGGGAGACACACGTGCCAAATGCCTTTGCCTGGGCTTCACGTGTCAAGCCCAACACAGTCTTGAGGATAAGCAGGTACGACAAAGAGATGAGAAGCGAGTCCATGCCAATGGCAGAGATGATGACGATGAGGCCATAGATGATGTTGACGCGGATGTCAGCACAGGCCAGCTTCATGACATCTTGGTGGAGGCAGTAGGAATGGGAAAGGACGTTGGAGCTGCAGAAAGGCAGCCGTTTGATGAAAACAGGCAGAGGTGCCATAAGGGCAACACCCCGCACCACGGCAGCCATGCCAATCTTGGTAACACGGGGCAATGTTAGCACGGTGGCATGGCGTAgcgggtggcagatggccacgtagcggtcaaaGGCCATGGCCAGCAGCACCGTGGACTCCATGCCAGACAAGGAGTGGATGGCAAACATCTGTAGCAGGCAAGCATCGAACTGAATGGTGGTGGAGTTGAACCAGAAGATGGCCATCATTTTGGGCATGGATGAGGTGGAGATGAGGACGTCGAGGCCGGAAAGCATGCAAAGAAAGATATACATGGGTTCGTGGAGGCTGTGCTCTGTCCGCACAATGTAGATGATGGTCAGGTTACCGAGCACAGCAATAAGGTAGAGGGAGCACAGTGGGAAGGCCAGCCAGAACTGAGCTTCTTCCAAGCCGGGGAGGCCTATTAGGATGAAATAGGTGGCGCTGGATTCGTTGCCGTTGGGGCCCACCATAGTGACGAAGCTGAGCTGCGGCCAGAGCCGGGCAGGTAGAGGCTGGAACACAAAGATAAGCCGTTGT from the Sus scrofa isolate TJ Tabasco breed Duroc chromosome 9, Sscrofa11.1, whole genome shotgun sequence genome contains:
- the LOC100737531 gene encoding LOW QUALITY PROTEIN: olfactory receptor 51E1 (The sequence of the model RefSeq protein was modified relative to this genomic sequence to represent the inferred CDS: inserted 1 base in 1 codon), with translation MVGPNGNESSATYFILIGLPGLEEAQFWLAFPLCSLYLIAVLGNLTIIYIVRTEHSLHEPMYIFLCMLSGLDVLISTSSMPKMMAIFWFNSTTIQFDACLLQMFAIHSLSGMESTVLLAMAFDRYVAICHPLRHATVLTLPRVTKIGMAAVVRGVALMAPLPVFIKRLPFCSSNVLSHSYCLHQDVMKLACADIRVNIIYGLIVIISAIGMDSLLISLSYLLILKTVLGLTREAQAKAFGTCVSHVCAVFIFYVPFIGLSMVHRFDKRHDSLLXVIMANTYLLVPPVLNPIVYGVKTKEIRQRILRLFHLTTHTSHP